One segment of Ureibacillus thermophilus DNA contains the following:
- a CDS encoding IS110 family transposase: protein MKHVVAFDVSMGKSTMVIYDRYRQCEYEGEITHNRYSFEKLNETLITLTQKDGQAPDIVFEATGVYSKPLERFLGDQGYMYYRVNPLEANIQMASMRRQKTDKSDAHELAKTHFRVEREQTYQEEENSQTNFKNKETERMEKLIVFSIRSVFMDFLDKPFFSWGVVMKGVSLYNELEYTNYSENYIIKKLKTKSFSFSPSSKLCKYNFSFFMFLHSAVFTQRFTPFYVKIHHSNF, encoded by the coding sequence ATGAAACACGTAGTGGCATTTGATGTCAGTATGGGGAAAAGTACAATGGTCATTTACGACCGTTATCGTCAATGCGAATATGAGGGTGAAATAACCCATAACCGTTACTCTTTCGAGAAATTAAACGAAACCCTTATAACTTTAACACAAAAAGATGGACAGGCCCCTGATATTGTCTTTGAAGCAACAGGCGTATATTCAAAACCACTAGAACGATTCTTAGGTGATCAAGGTTATATGTATTATCGAGTTAACCCACTCGAAGCGAATATTCAAATGGCTTCAATGAGGAGACAAAAAACAGATAAAAGCGACGCTCATGAACTTGCGAAAACTCACTTTAGAGTTGAACGTGAACAAACTTATCAAGAAGAGGAAAATTCCCAAACCAATTTCAAAAATAAGGAAACAGAGCGAATGGAAAAACTCATTGTTTTCTCCATTCGCTCTGTTTTTATGGACTTTTTAGACAAGCCCTTTTTTTCATGGGGAGTTGTCATGAAAGGGGTTTCATTATATAATGAACTTGAATATACAAACTATTCTGAAAATTATATCATTAAAAAACTTAAAACAAAATCCTTTTCATTTTCTCCTTCTTCAAAATTATGTAAATATAATTTTTCTTTCTTTATGTTTTTACACTCCGCAGTATTCACACAACGATTTACTCCTTTTTATGTAAAAATACATCATTCCAATTTTTAA
- the pheT gene encoding phenylalanine--tRNA ligase subunit beta yields MLVSLKWLQEYVDIQGLSAEELAEKITRAGIEVDSVIDRSQGMTNIVVGHVLSKEKHPDADKLSVCQVDVGTDVRQIICGAPNVAAGQKVIVALPGAKLPDGIKIKKAKMRGQESNGMICSLQELGIESRVVPKAYADGIYVLPDDAVPGSDALEILGLRDTVLELDLTPNRSDALSMLGVAYEVGAILSKDVKLPEIQYEASKERAEDYIKVRVEAPKENPLYAAKVIKNVKVAESPLWLQHYLMAAGVRPHNNVVDITNYVLLEYGQPLHAFDYDALGTGEIVVRLANEDEKIVTLDDQERTLQSHHLVITNGKEPVAVAGVMGGANSEVTEKTTTVVLEAAYFDGLSVRRTSKDLGLRSDSSVRFEKGVDPNRVLEAQERAVQLLAELAGGEVLEGTVLVDELDKTPARIVISPDDINAKLGMKISLEEMISILQRLKFDVEAKRGLLVIDVPTRRQDIKIAEDMIEEIARLYGYDEIPITLPEGKTQVGGLTPYQQKRRIVRNFLEGAGLYQAITYSLTSEEWSQKFALKKEETTKLLMPMSEDRTTLRQSLIPHLLQAASYNMARQADSACLYEIGSVFLGKTEEGLPFEEEHAAFVITGKWVDDAWLGDKRNVDFFVAKGIVEGLIEKLGLTERITYEKATMDGLHPGQTANILLDGERVGIIGGLHPAERKAWDLKETYVVELNLHALLHAEAKGVEYEPVPRFPMVTRDIAVEVDRAVSAGELENIIRKAGTKLLKSVKVFDVYEGENIEAGKKSVAFTLTYFNPERTLTDEEVASAHEKVWKALEEAGAAIR; encoded by the coding sequence ATGTTAGTTTCATTGAAATGGTTGCAAGAATATGTAGATATACAAGGATTATCAGCAGAAGAATTAGCGGAAAAAATCACTCGCGCTGGTATTGAAGTGGATTCCGTCATCGATCGTTCTCAAGGCATGACAAATATCGTCGTTGGTCATGTTTTATCAAAAGAAAAACATCCGGATGCCGATAAATTAAGCGTTTGCCAAGTGGATGTCGGTACGGATGTTAGACAAATCATTTGCGGCGCGCCAAACGTGGCTGCAGGCCAAAAGGTAATCGTGGCGTTGCCTGGTGCCAAACTTCCAGATGGCATCAAAATTAAAAAAGCGAAAATGCGCGGCCAAGAATCAAACGGAATGATTTGCTCATTGCAAGAGTTAGGCATTGAAAGTCGCGTTGTGCCAAAAGCGTATGCGGATGGCATTTATGTATTGCCTGATGATGCAGTGCCTGGTTCCGATGCGCTGGAAATTCTTGGACTTCGGGATACAGTGTTGGAGCTTGATTTGACGCCAAACCGCTCCGATGCCCTCTCCATGCTGGGGGTTGCCTATGAAGTGGGCGCTATTTTATCAAAAGACGTAAAATTGCCGGAAATTCAATATGAAGCTTCTAAAGAAAGAGCAGAAGATTACATCAAAGTTCGCGTAGAAGCGCCAAAAGAAAATCCATTATATGCAGCAAAAGTCATTAAAAATGTGAAAGTGGCAGAATCGCCATTATGGTTGCAGCACTATCTAATGGCAGCGGGCGTTCGTCCTCACAATAACGTTGTCGATATTACAAACTACGTATTGCTCGAATATGGCCAACCCCTTCACGCTTTTGACTACGATGCATTAGGTACAGGCGAAATCGTCGTCCGTTTGGCAAATGAAGATGAAAAAATTGTCACTTTGGACGATCAGGAACGAACACTTCAAAGCCACCATTTGGTCATTACAAATGGAAAAGAACCGGTTGCCGTTGCAGGCGTGATGGGCGGAGCCAACTCAGAAGTAACGGAAAAAACGACAACGGTTGTATTGGAAGCTGCTTATTTTGACGGATTATCTGTTCGCCGCACATCAAAAGATTTAGGGTTGCGTTCCGACTCCTCTGTACGTTTTGAAAAAGGCGTCGATCCAAATCGAGTGTTAGAGGCCCAAGAGCGGGCAGTGCAGCTCCTTGCTGAACTTGCTGGCGGAGAAGTGCTGGAAGGAACGGTGCTTGTCGATGAACTTGATAAAACACCAGCACGCATTGTCATTTCACCGGATGATATTAATGCAAAATTAGGCATGAAAATTTCGTTGGAAGAAATGATTTCCATCCTTCAACGTTTGAAATTTGATGTGGAGGCAAAACGCGGTTTATTAGTAATCGATGTGCCGACTCGCAGACAAGATATCAAAATAGCAGAAGATATGATCGAAGAAATTGCAAGACTTTACGGCTACGATGAAATCCCAATCACATTGCCTGAAGGAAAAACACAGGTCGGTGGTTTGACACCTTATCAACAAAAACGCCGCATTGTCCGCAACTTCTTGGAAGGGGCAGGACTCTATCAAGCCATTACGTATTCATTAACTTCCGAAGAATGGTCTCAAAAATTTGCGTTGAAAAAAGAGGAAACAACGAAATTATTAATGCCAATGAGCGAAGACCGCACAACACTTCGCCAAAGCTTGATTCCGCATTTATTGCAAGCAGCAAGCTATAACATGGCACGCCAAGCGGATTCCGCATGTTTATATGAAATCGGCTCTGTATTCCTTGGCAAAACAGAGGAAGGATTGCCATTTGAAGAGGAGCATGCAGCCTTTGTCATCACTGGAAAATGGGTGGATGATGCGTGGCTCGGAGATAAACGCAATGTGGATTTCTTTGTGGCAAAAGGCATTGTGGAAGGATTAATCGAAAAATTAGGTTTAACAGAACGCATTACCTATGAAAAAGCAACGATGGATGGACTTCATCCTGGACAAACAGCAAACATTTTGCTTGATGGTGAACGAGTTGGTATCATTGGTGGACTTCACCCAGCAGAACGAAAAGCATGGGATTTAAAAGAAACATATGTAGTAGAGTTGAATTTACATGCATTATTGCATGCTGAAGCAAAAGGAGTTGAATACGAGCCGGTACCACGCTTCCCAATGGTAACGCGGGACATTGCCGTGGAAGTAGATCGAGCTGTTTCTGCCGGAGAACTTGAAAACATCATTCGCAAAGCGGGTACGAAGTTGTTAAAATCGGTGAAAGTATTCGATGTATATGAAGGAGAGAACATCGAAGCAGGCAAAAAATCTGTTGCCTTCACATTGACATACTTCAACCCTGAACGAACTTTAACGGATGAAGAAGTGGCAAGCGCTCATGAAAAAGTATGGAAAGCATTAGAAGAAGCCGGCGCGGCAATCCGATAA
- a CDS encoding TrmH family RNA methyltransferase: MKRIESKQNALVKHWKKLVSTKKERDKTGEYIVEGFHLVEEALKNKEQIIQIIKREDVDLPLRWSLDDVQLVEVTEAVAKEIAETETSQGIFAHCKQSDISEAEKFKWTKLLLIDSVQDPGNIGTMVRTADAAGIDAVILGKGCADLYNPKTLRSAQGSHFHLPVLRGNLLDWIEALKERQIPIYGTALENAVDYRNLDKHEKFALIVGNEGSGVQPELLEKTDQNVIIPIYGQAESLNVAVATGILLYKLME, translated from the coding sequence ATGAAGCGGATTGAATCAAAGCAAAATGCATTAGTCAAACATTGGAAAAAACTCGTTTCCACAAAAAAAGAACGGGATAAGACTGGCGAATATATTGTGGAAGGTTTTCATTTAGTGGAAGAAGCATTGAAAAATAAAGAACAAATCATTCAGATTATCAAACGGGAAGATGTGGACCTTCCCCTTAGATGGTCATTGGATGATGTTCAGCTTGTGGAAGTGACGGAAGCGGTGGCAAAGGAAATCGCCGAAACCGAAACGTCCCAAGGTATTTTTGCCCATTGCAAACAGAGTGATATTTCTGAAGCAGAAAAATTCAAATGGACAAAATTGCTTCTCATCGATAGCGTCCAAGATCCAGGTAATATCGGCACAATGGTACGCACAGCAGACGCAGCTGGAATCGATGCGGTTATTTTAGGAAAAGGCTGTGCAGATTTATACAATCCAAAAACATTGCGTTCCGCCCAAGGCTCCCATTTCCATCTTCCAGTCCTTCGAGGAAATTTGTTGGATTGGATTGAAGCATTGAAGGAAAGACAGATTCCAATTTACGGTACGGCCCTTGAGAATGCGGTTGATTACCGCAATCTCGATAAGCATGAAAAATTTGCTTTAATTGTAGGAAATGAAGGCAGCGGCGTCCAACCGGAATTGTTGGAGAAAACCGATCAAAACGTAATAATCCCAATTTACGGGCAAGCAGAATCTCTGAATGTGGCAGTTGCAACCGGAATTTTATTGTATAAGTTGATGGAATAA
- the nadC gene encoding carboxylating nicotinate-nucleotide diphosphorylase: MNHIQLKEMLKQFFNEDIGDGDLSSETIFSSKEKGSFTFYAKEEGIFCGADIIETGFHLLDPTLQITLLKEDGDELRKGDQIAVIEGSMRSLLSGERVILNLIQRMSGIATNARKAVELTKGTKAKICDTRKTMPGLRMLDKYAVRTGGAYNHRSGLYDCIMLKDNHIALAGSITKAVKLARSKISHTVKIEVEIETKEQLLEAIEAGADIIMFDNRTPEEIKAWLPLVPEHIATEASGGITLDNLQSYAKSGVEWISLGFLTHSVKALDISALVKRKDVEQ; this comes from the coding sequence ATGAACCACATTCAATTAAAGGAAATGTTGAAACAGTTTTTCAATGAAGATATTGGAGATGGCGACCTTTCCAGCGAAACGATTTTCTCGAGCAAGGAGAAAGGCTCATTCACTTTCTATGCAAAAGAAGAAGGCATTTTTTGTGGAGCGGACATCATCGAAACGGGATTTCACTTGCTTGACCCAACCTTGCAAATCACCTTGTTGAAAGAGGACGGCGATGAACTTCGGAAGGGGGACCAAATCGCCGTCATTGAAGGCTCAATGCGCAGCCTCTTAAGCGGCGAACGGGTGATTCTAAATTTAATTCAACGGATGAGCGGCATTGCAACAAACGCAAGAAAAGCGGTCGAGTTAACAAAAGGAACAAAGGCAAAAATTTGCGACACCCGAAAAACGATGCCAGGCCTAAGAATGCTTGATAAATACGCTGTAAGGACGGGAGGCGCCTATAACCATCGGAGCGGTTTATATGACTGCATCATGCTAAAGGACAATCATATTGCCCTTGCCGGAAGCATTACAAAAGCGGTGAAGTTGGCAAGGTCTAAAATCAGCCATACGGTGAAAATCGAAGTGGAAATTGAAACGAAAGAGCAATTGTTGGAAGCGATAGAAGCGGGGGCAGACATCATCATGTTTGACAACCGCACGCCGGAAGAAATTAAAGCATGGCTCCCTCTTGTGCCAGAACACATCGCAACGGAAGCATCCGGCGGGATTACGTTAGACAACTTGCAAAGCTATGCAAAATCCGGCGTGGAATGGATTTCCCTCGGCTTTCTTACCCATTCAGTAAAAGCATTAGATATCAGCGCATTAGTAAAAAGAAAGGATGTTGAACAATGA
- the pheS gene encoding phenylalanine--tRNA ligase subunit alpha produces MEQQLKQIEQEAVEKIAACTNLKELNDIRVKYLGKKGSITEVLKGMGKLSPEERPKIGALANTVREKVTQELEERAKFLEEQQIREQLEKESVDVTLPGRKVRVGNRHPLTRVVEELEDLFISMGYEVAEGPEVETDYFNFEALNLPKGHPARDMQDTFYITEETLLRTHTSPVQARTMLAKKGKPFRIICPGKVYRRDTDDATHSHQFMQIEGLVVGENIRMSDLKGTLDKLAKKMFGEDREIRLRPSFFPFTEPSVEMDISCFRCGGKGCNVCKHTGWIEILGAGMVHPNVLEMGGYDPKKFSGFAFGIGVERIAMLKYGVEDIRNFYIDDIRFLSQFHRAEG; encoded by the coding sequence ATGGAACAGCAACTCAAGCAAATAGAGCAAGAAGCCGTTGAAAAAATTGCGGCTTGTACGAATTTGAAAGAACTGAATGATATTCGTGTGAAATACTTAGGGAAAAAAGGATCCATCACAGAAGTGTTGAAAGGAATGGGAAAACTTTCGCCTGAAGAGCGTCCGAAAATCGGGGCTCTTGCCAATACGGTGCGGGAAAAGGTTACTCAAGAGTTGGAAGAGCGGGCAAAATTTTTAGAAGAACAGCAAATCCGAGAGCAGTTGGAAAAAGAATCGGTGGATGTAACTCTTCCTGGACGCAAAGTGCGGGTTGGAAACAGACATCCTTTAACACGCGTTGTGGAAGAATTGGAAGATTTATTTATTTCCATGGGTTATGAAGTGGCGGAAGGTCCTGAAGTGGAAACGGATTATTTCAACTTTGAAGCGTTGAACTTGCCAAAAGGACATCCTGCCCGCGATATGCAAGATACGTTCTATATTACGGAAGAAACGCTTCTTCGCACTCATACATCTCCTGTTCAGGCGAGAACAATGCTTGCCAAAAAAGGTAAACCGTTCCGCATCATTTGCCCTGGGAAAGTGTATCGCCGCGATACAGACGATGCGACTCACTCCCATCAATTCATGCAAATTGAAGGGCTTGTAGTTGGAGAAAACATTCGCATGAGCGACTTAAAAGGCACGCTTGATAAATTGGCGAAAAAAATGTTTGGCGAAGATCGCGAAATTCGTTTGCGTCCAAGTTTCTTCCCATTCACAGAGCCATCTGTAGAAATGGACATCTCCTGCTTCCGCTGTGGAGGAAAAGGATGCAATGTATGTAAACATACAGGATGGATTGAAATTTTAGGAGCCGGCATGGTTCATCCAAATGTGCTTGAAATGGGCGGATATGATCCGAAAAAATTCTCTGGTTTTGCTTTTGGAATTGGTGTAGAGCGCATTGCGATGTTGAAGTATGGAGTAGAAGATATTCGCAATTTCTATATCGATGACATTCGATTCTTATCACAATTCCATCGGGCAGAAGGATAA
- a CDS encoding cysteine desulfurase family protein gives MIYLDYAATTPMLDESIDAYCIASKEVFGNASSLHDAGGQAAFLLENSRDVIAEKMGVPRDGVIFTGGGTEGNILAILSLARAGKGKHIITSMAEHTSIHAAMNTLEREGYEITRLPLAEKGIIDLDLLKKSIRPDTALISIQHVNSEIGIIQPVLEIAKVAQTYNIPYHVDCVQSFCKLDISEFSSYVDAITVSAHKIGGPKGCGAVYLNPRRRILPLYPGITHERGLRGGTVDTPAIYAFAKSVEHFKYDLNQYWKLRIQLKEAIQETCCYFIESDEAHQLPSICGLCMKGAEGQYVMLRLNEKGICISTGSACDIHSKSGTKAMLAMGRSLQEARTFFRISFGIHTKEEDIQKLSTALFELNREIKTMK, from the coding sequence ATGATTTATTTAGACTATGCGGCCACAACGCCCATGCTGGATGAAAGTATTGATGCCTATTGCATTGCTAGCAAGGAAGTGTTCGGCAATGCGTCAAGCTTGCACGACGCAGGAGGACAAGCTGCGTTTCTTTTGGAAAATTCAAGGGATGTAATTGCGGAAAAAATGGGCGTTCCTCGGGATGGTGTTATTTTTACGGGTGGAGGTACGGAAGGAAATATTTTGGCGATTTTGTCCCTTGCCCGTGCTGGAAAAGGAAAACATATCATTACTTCAATGGCGGAGCATACGAGCATTCATGCGGCCATGAATACGCTGGAAAGAGAAGGATATGAAATAACAAGGCTGCCGCTTGCTGAAAAAGGGATAATCGATTTAGACTTGCTGAAAAAATCGATTCGACCGGATACTGCACTTATTTCCATTCAGCATGTCAATTCTGAAATTGGAATCATCCAACCGGTGCTTGAGATTGCAAAAGTTGCACAAACATACAACATTCCCTATCATGTAGATTGTGTACAATCCTTTTGCAAATTGGATATCTCGGAGTTTTCCTCATACGTTGATGCCATCACTGTGTCTGCCCATAAAATTGGTGGACCAAAAGGCTGCGGTGCGGTATATTTAAATCCGCGAAGAAGGATATTGCCCCTATATCCAGGGATAACCCACGAAAGGGGATTGAGAGGCGGCACGGTCGATACGCCGGCCATTTATGCCTTTGCCAAAAGTGTGGAACATTTTAAATATGATCTCAATCAATATTGGAAACTTCGGATTCAATTAAAAGAAGCGATTCAAGAAACTTGCTGCTATTTTATTGAATCAGATGAAGCCCATCAGCTCCCAAGCATTTGCGGCTTATGCATGAAGGGTGCAGAAGGGCAGTATGTGATGCTGAGATTAAATGAAAAAGGGATTTGCATTTCCACAGGAAGTGCCTGCGATATTCACAGCAAATCCGGCACTAAGGCGATGCTTGCCATGGGGCGCAGTTTACAAGAAGCGCGCACATTTTTCCGCATCTCCTTTGGCATCCATACGAAGGAAGAGGATATTCAAAAGCTTAGCACAGCATTGTTCGAATTAAATCGAGAAATCAAAACAATGAAATAA
- a CDS encoding lipocalin-like domain-containing protein: MKLIEQLIGVWQLISFEDRDSNGQVIYPLGEDPTGYLMYHPDGYVSAQLMRKGRPPYASGDLLQGTTEEMAKAARGYLAYVGKFEVKEEENRIIHYIDVSLNPTLIGTELHRIPSFDGEMMTLHNGKKPDQKFVFRRVEDLDHLKQLAIYRRIN; encoded by the coding sequence ATGAAATTAATCGAACAGCTTATAGGAGTTTGGCAGTTAATTTCATTTGAAGACAGGGATTCCAATGGGCAGGTGATTTATCCTTTAGGGGAGGATCCGACTGGTTATCTTATGTATCATCCTGATGGATATGTGTCTGCCCAATTAATGCGCAAAGGGCGTCCTCCATATGCATCTGGTGATTTGCTTCAAGGAACAACGGAAGAAATGGCTAAAGCTGCAAGGGGATATCTTGCCTACGTAGGAAAATTCGAAGTGAAAGAAGAAGAAAATCGAATCATTCATTATATTGATGTGAGCCTAAATCCAACCTTAATCGGAACTGAATTGCACCGAATTCCTTCCTTTGACGGAGAAATGATGACGCTACATAATGGGAAAAAACCGGATCAGAAATTTGTTTTTAGAAGGGTGGAAGATTTGGACCACTTGAAACAATTGGCGATTTATCGTAGAATAAACTAA
- a CDS encoding S-layer homology domain-containing protein → MEGKFRWKRMLFYSFFIGFIIFFINVKIGFAATFRDVPDSHPSALEINFLVETGIIKGYPDQTFKPSNNVTNSQVALMIARSLKLDLNNRPNPGFKDLSKVDADTYKAIVAVVDEGIFPKGENFRPGEPITRGEMAQVLVNAFHLKGSSKQQFKDVPKNSKYYQAINTLAANNITTGYEDGTFKPNQPLTRAHFSTFLSRVLEPDFIPVSSGYGYNKDYQYIYELYEDYTSRDYFTYLSSDTSGDWWFVSDENNQGIKYVNHVDQKGFTFKGYLENGEVVTDFYIPYPVKLGASWSYAYKNGFRPVTYIVTSMTERMTTPAGTFSSLMEIVSSDGFQYYYSKEYGHICTKDLKTNSIVYQLIQLKKR, encoded by the coding sequence ATGGAAGGTAAATTTAGGTGGAAAAGAATGCTCTTCTATAGTTTTTTTATTGGCTTTATTATTTTTTTCATAAACGTAAAAATTGGATTTGCTGCCACTTTCCGTGACGTTCCTGACAGCCATCCATCGGCACTGGAAATCAATTTTTTAGTGGAAACAGGGATTATTAAAGGATATCCGGATCAAACTTTCAAACCTTCCAACAACGTGACCAATTCCCAAGTCGCTTTAATGATTGCTAGATCATTGAAGCTGGATTTAAACAATCGTCCAAATCCAGGATTTAAAGATTTATCGAAAGTCGATGCAGATACTTATAAAGCCATAGTGGCGGTTGTTGATGAAGGGATATTCCCGAAAGGCGAAAACTTTCGCCCAGGCGAGCCCATCACTCGAGGCGAAATGGCGCAAGTTTTAGTCAATGCCTTCCATCTAAAAGGTTCAAGCAAGCAGCAATTTAAAGATGTTCCAAAAAACAGCAAATATTATCAAGCCATTAACACGTTAGCCGCAAACAACATCACAACGGGCTATGAAGATGGCACCTTTAAGCCAAATCAACCCCTCACCCGCGCTCACTTTTCCACTTTCCTGTCGCGCGTTCTTGAGCCGGATTTCATTCCAGTTTCGAGCGGTTATGGCTACAATAAAGACTACCAATACATATATGAATTGTATGAAGATTATACGTCTCGAGACTACTTTACCTATTTGTCATCAGATACTTCAGGGGATTGGTGGTTTGTTTCCGATGAAAACAATCAGGGAATCAAGTATGTCAATCATGTAGATCAAAAAGGGTTCACCTTTAAAGGATACTTAGAGAATGGAGAAGTCGTTACGGATTTTTATATTCCCTATCCAGTAAAACTTGGCGCGAGCTGGTCTTATGCTTATAAAAACGGTTTTCGGCCGGTTACTTACATTGTGACAAGCATGACTGAAAGGATGACAACCCCTGCCGGAACATTTTCATCATTAATGGAAATTGTCAGTTCCGATGGGTTCCAATATTATTATTCAAAAGAATATGGGCATATTTGCACAAAAGATTTAAAAACCAATAGCATTGTATATCAATTAATTCAGTTGAAGAAAAGATAA
- a CDS encoding MarR family winged helix-turn-helix transcriptional regulator — protein sequence MGDLLVDLLQEKSSLLSKTKSEKWQAISDMPITNSEFSILERVYKNKPLISHVAKRLPFTRQATHKFIKQLEEKELVETKKANLRDKSIELTPLGERCYEKHLALKKELEKMIAEEIGEMNVKRLKEILKMEWGI from the coding sequence ATGGGGGATTTATTAGTCGATTTGCTTCAAGAAAAATCTTCATTATTATCCAAAACAAAAAGCGAAAAATGGCAGGCAATTAGCGATATGCCCATTACAAATTCAGAATTTTCCATTTTGGAAAGGGTTTATAAAAATAAGCCTCTTATTTCCCATGTAGCAAAGCGGCTTCCTTTTACGCGCCAGGCAACCCATAAATTTATTAAACAACTAGAAGAAAAAGAATTAGTGGAAACGAAAAAAGCTAATTTAAGGGATAAATCTATTGAACTGACCCCTTTAGGAGAGAGATGTTATGAGAAGCATCTTGCATTAAAGAAGGAATTGGAGAAGATGATTGCAGAAGAAATTGGGGAAATGAATGTAAAAAGGCTAAAAGAAATATTAAAAATGGAATGGGGAATATAA
- the sspI gene encoding small acid-soluble spore protein SspI produces the protein MNFQIREAITSNVKGDSPEEFRETIQDAIARGDEHLLPGLGVFLEKWWQNSSTEEQSKFTETLSKVFQN, from the coding sequence ATGAACTTTCAAATTCGAGAAGCCATTACATCCAATGTAAAAGGAGATAGTCCTGAAGAATTCCGTGAAACGATTCAAGATGCCATTGCCCGCGGTGATGAACATCTTCTTCCTGGACTTGGCGTCTTCTTGGAGAAGTGGTGGCAAAATTCCAGCACAGAAGAACAATCCAAATTTACTGAAACCTTGTCTAAAGTATTTCAAAACTAA
- the nadA gene encoding quinolinate synthase NadA, producing MICTLPTFGMLPEEYRHLSREEMEQRVYEIKKQLGKELFIPAHHYQKDEIIQFADAIGDSLQLAQAAAKNKEAKHIVFCGVHFMAETADMLTTEEQIVYLPDLRAGCSMADMANIYQTEEAWEKLTSIFGDTILPLTYVNSTAAIKAFTGRNGGACVTSSNAKKMVEWAFTQKERIFFLPDQHLGRNCAYELGIPLEQMAVWDPISGDLSYEGDLQNIKVILWDGYCSVHQGFTVENVQEVRKKYPDMTVIVHPECAFEVVQAADLSGSTKFIVDTIQKAPAGSSWAIGTEMNLVKRIIAEHKDKYIICLNDNMCPCLTMNRIDLPHLLWALDIIIKGEQGNVIKVDESTTKEALLALDRMLQLA from the coding sequence ATGATTTGCACTCTGCCGACATTCGGGATGCTGCCTGAAGAATACCGGCATCTTTCCCGGGAAGAAATGGAACAACGGGTTTATGAAATAAAAAAACAATTGGGAAAAGAGTTATTTATACCCGCTCACCATTATCAAAAAGATGAAATCATTCAATTTGCCGATGCCATCGGTGACTCCTTGCAGCTCGCCCAAGCAGCGGCAAAAAATAAAGAAGCAAAACATATCGTTTTTTGCGGCGTACACTTTATGGCTGAAACGGCTGATATGTTGACCACGGAAGAACAAATCGTTTATTTGCCGGATTTGCGGGCAGGCTGTTCCATGGCGGATATGGCCAATATTTATCAAACAGAGGAAGCATGGGAAAAGCTGACATCCATTTTCGGAGATACCATCCTCCCTTTAACCTACGTCAACTCAACTGCAGCGATTAAGGCTTTTACCGGCCGAAATGGCGGCGCTTGCGTCACATCATCCAATGCGAAAAAAATGGTGGAATGGGCTTTTACCCAAAAAGAACGGATTTTCTTCTTGCCCGATCAGCATTTAGGCAGAAATTGCGCCTATGAATTAGGCATTCCACTGGAGCAAATGGCCGTGTGGGACCCGATTTCCGGAGATTTAAGCTATGAAGGAGATTTACAAAACATCAAAGTCATTTTATGGGATGGCTATTGTTCCGTCCACCAAGGTTTTACCGTGGAAAATGTTCAGGAAGTCCGAAAAAAATATCCGGATATGACTGTCATTGTTCATCCGGAATGCGCGTTTGAAGTAGTTCAAGCAGCAGACCTATCCGGTTCTACAAAATTCATCGTCGATACAATTCAAAAAGCTCCGGCCGGCTCCAGCTGGGCTATTGGAACGGAAATGAACTTAGTAAAACGCATAATCGCAGAACACAAAGATAAGTACATTATCTGCTTAAATGACAATATGTGCCCGTGCTTGACGATGAACCGAATCGATTTGCCGCATCTTCTTTGGGCGCTTGACATAATTATTAAAGGCGAACAGGGAAATGTCATCAAAGTAGATGAAAGCACAACAAAAGAAGCTTTGTTGGCGTTAGATCGCATGCTTCAGTTGGCATAA